In Paenibacillus sp. G2S3, a single window of DNA contains:
- a CDS encoding glycoside hydrolase family 6 protein, translating into MALVITGYAPSPTYASEAHVDNPFVGATSYVNPDYAALIDTSIAQVTDNTLISKMETVKKYPTAIWLDRIAAIYGGVNNGGRKSLEETLDAVLAQKQANMPITATFVIYDMPGRDCHALASNGELPLTAEGLVTYKSDYIDVIASIFAKPKYSDIRIVTIVEPDSLPNLVTNLSTPQCAQANSTNIYRDATRYTLNALHAIPNVYTYMDIGHSGWLGWETNRGPAIDLFTTVVSGTTAGLASVDGFITNTANTTPLEEPNLPDPNLTISSQQLRSASYYEWNPYFDEADFTAALYSGFVAKGWPSTIGFLIDTSRNGWGGVNRPTSASGTTVNAYADSGRIDKRYHRGNWCNASGAGIGEAPQAAPTGYSASHLDAFVWVKPPGESDGSSSAIPNNEGKGFDRMCDPTYTSSSGTLTGALPNAPVSGHWFHDQFVQLVQNAYPVIPLSSGGGTEVPAVPTSLVATAGDAKVSLSWTASSGATSYTVKRATTNGGPYTTLVTGLTATSYTNTGLTNGTTYHYVVSATNAVGESANSTQASATPAAVATVPAAPTSLVATAGDAKVSLSWIVSSGATSYTVKRATTSGGPYTPVEMGLTAMSYTNTGLTNGTTYYYVVSGTNTTGESANSAQVSATPQIAAPTSLVLQYRAGDTIATDNQIKPYFNIKNNGTTAVNLSDLKIRYYFTKDSNQTLNGVIDWAQVGNSNVQISFVNYAGTNADTYVELTFTSSAGSIAAGGQSGDIQLRIFKSDWTNFNEINDYSFDATKTAFTNWDKVTLYQNDALVWGIAP; encoded by the coding sequence ATGGCTTTAGTTATCACCGGATATGCTCCTTCTCCCACGTATGCCAGTGAAGCACATGTTGATAATCCGTTTGTAGGGGCTACTTCATATGTGAATCCTGATTATGCCGCACTGATAGACACCTCAATAGCTCAGGTCACCGACAACACTCTAATATCTAAGATGGAGACTGTTAAAAAGTATCCAACGGCAATATGGCTTGACCGGATTGCTGCTATTTATGGCGGGGTGAACAATGGAGGCAGAAAAAGTCTTGAAGAAACTTTGGATGCCGTGCTCGCTCAAAAACAAGCTAACATGCCAATCACAGCAACATTCGTTATCTATGATATGCCTGGTCGGGACTGCCATGCTTTGGCATCGAATGGAGAACTGCCACTGACTGCTGAGGGTTTAGTGACCTATAAGTCAGATTACATTGATGTAATAGCAAGCATTTTTGCTAAACCCAAATATAGTGATATTCGTATAGTTACCATCGTTGAGCCAGACTCGCTTCCAAACCTGGTTACGAATCTCAGCACACCTCAATGTGCTCAGGCCAACTCCACAAATATTTACCGAGATGCAACACGTTACACCTTGAATGCACTCCATGCCATCCCAAATGTATATACTTACATGGATATTGGTCATTCAGGCTGGCTCGGCTGGGAAACCAATCGTGGTCCCGCTATTGATCTCTTTACGACGGTTGTTTCAGGGACTACAGCTGGACTAGCAAGTGTCGATGGATTCATAACGAATACAGCCAATACAACACCACTGGAAGAACCTAATCTTCCAGATCCGAATCTAACGATAAGCAGTCAGCAGCTGCGTTCCGCAAGTTATTATGAATGGAATCCGTATTTTGATGAAGCCGATTTCACAGCTGCTCTATATTCCGGATTTGTAGCAAAAGGTTGGCCATCCACGATTGGCTTTCTGATAGATACCTCACGAAATGGGTGGGGCGGTGTTAATCGTCCGACTAGTGCAAGCGGAACAACAGTTAACGCTTATGCGGATTCTGGTCGGATTGATAAGCGTTACCATCGCGGGAATTGGTGTAATGCTAGCGGAGCTGGAATTGGGGAAGCTCCACAAGCAGCACCGACAGGTTATTCAGCCTCACATCTGGATGCTTTTGTATGGGTGAAGCCTCCGGGAGAGTCTGACGGCTCCAGCAGCGCAATTCCTAATAATGAAGGTAAAGGCTTTGACAGAATGTGTGATCCGACTTACACCAGCTCAAGTGGAACACTGACTGGTGCATTGCCTAACGCGCCTGTATCAGGTCATTGGTTCCATGATCAGTTCGTTCAGCTGGTACAGAATGCTTACCCTGTGATTCCTCTGAGTAGTGGAGGGGGGACTGAAGTTCCAGCCGTACCAACTAGCTTGGTGGCTACAGCGGGAGACGCGAAAGTAAGTTTGAGCTGGACAGCATCAAGTGGAGCGACTAGCTACACTGTGAAACGAGCGACCACAAACGGAGGGCCTTATACCACATTAGTGACAGGATTAACGGCGACGAGTTATACCAACACGGGTCTAACAAACGGAACAACCTATCACTATGTTGTGAGCGCAACCAATGCTGTGGGAGAGAGCGCGAATTCTACACAAGCGAGTGCAACACCGGCAGCGGTGGCGACTGTTCCAGCGGCACCAACTAGCTTAGTAGCGACAGCAGGAGACGCAAAAGTAAGCCTGAGCTGGATAGTATCGAGCGGCGCGACAAGCTACACAGTGAAACGTGCAACCACGAGTGGTGGGCCGTACACTCCAGTAGAGATGGGATTAACGGCGATGAGTTATACCAACACAGGCTTAACGAACGGAACAACCTATTATTATGTTGTAAGTGGGACGAACACGACTGGCGAGAGTGCGAACTCTGCGCAAGTGAGCGCAACGCCACAAATCGCGGCACCTACCAGTCTTGTGTTGCAGTACCGTGCTGGAGACACCATTGCTACAGATAATCAGATTAAGCCATATTTTAATATTAAGAACAATGGTACCACTGCTGTAAACTTGAGCGACCTGAAAATCCGCTACTACTTTACTAAGGATAGTAATCAGACATTAAATGGTGTTATCGATTGGGCGCAAGTAGGGAATAGTAATGTTCAAATCTCATTTGTTAATTACGCAGGTACAAATGCTGATACGTATGTTGAACTTACGTTTACCTCTTCAGCCGGTTCCATTGCAGCTGGAGGACAGTCCGGGGATATACAACTTAGGATTTTTAAATCGGACTGGACTAATTTTAATGAAATCAATGACTATTCCTTTGATGCGACTAAAACTGCATTTACGAACTGGGATAAGGTAACCCTTTATCAAAATGATGCCCTTGTTTGGGGGATTGCTCCGTAA
- a CDS encoding VOC family protein gives MSIDVYLNFNGNCRQAAEFYAEVFGTEPPQIMTFGETPPDPNFTLPEEAKDLVMHTRLNIEGSNVMFSDVFPGMPFVEGNNISLSVVSKDLDGIKKYFRKLKEGGKVGMELQETFWSSCYGSLKDKFGIDWQFNYDDGRMNM, from the coding sequence ATGTCTATCGATGTTTATCTGAATTTCAATGGGAATTGTCGTCAAGCCGCAGAATTTTACGCAGAGGTGTTTGGAACTGAACCTCCGCAAATCATGACGTTTGGAGAAACACCACCCGATCCCAATTTCACTCTTCCTGAAGAAGCCAAAGATTTAGTTATGCACACTCGCTTGAATATCGAAGGCAGTAATGTAATGTTCTCTGATGTTTTTCCGGGCATGCCTTTTGTGGAAGGAAACAACATTAGTCTTTCGGTAGTTAGTAAGGATTTGGATGGCATAAAAAAATATTTCCGTAAGCTTAAAGAAGGCGGCAAAGTAGGTATGGAATTACAAGAAACCTTCTGGAGCTCGTGTTATGGTAGTCTAAAAGATAAATTCGGCATCGATTGGCAATTCAATTATGATGACGGACGAATGAATATGTAA
- a CDS encoding ABC transporter permease, which yields MRSLIGKLAWSNIRKRKSATITLFVLIMIAALLLNIGLTVSLKLNSFQQEKMTELKTPEISAYFAKDDHLKEYEELVDSYPYTETLETEAAILFADAKMKFGETDTTVAFIMLNADTPRTMGLFKTTTPLESRDPNMIYLPYLFHVGSGYELGDIFSFEYNSNQFSYTIGGFIEEPLLGTLTNGALKVFLNDEGYKQLEKRLGTEAQYSFLSADLTDPSKDVKLEQMLSERIFASGIKSPFQVMRAEVGLEGNRVFVNLLAAILIVFALIMVLISLIVIRFQILGHIEDNLTNIGVLKANGYTSRQIKNALLLQFTSVSIIAAIPGGGLAGLVMPLVGNMISSSIGLLWPVSFEGGSAALSLVIVSGLVAIVTYLSSRRIRNITPIAALQSGIHTHNFKRNHIPLETSRMNLQFSLSLKALLRQMKQNMMIILIVAGLTFSSIFCSILNFNFNGDTSAVIKLVGIERSDFMLLPKNGDLQEGMFTELEAMPVVKKLTVLDSLAASIKDTNFMLRVSDDFSQLETQTTYKGRQPIYDNEISISGVIAKMENKEVGDEVPVTFNGVTENYLVTGLSQQINQLGMVASITGDGMRRLQPEYIPQSINVYLKEAGDSQAFAKDLEARFPGQWNITNVREAMDSTLNTFTSAVSSMTAVITVVTIFVVSLILYLVIKTLIMKRKREFGILKGMGYTTFNLMTQITFSLFPVIVVGVVLGSLAGYCFSDSAFVLLLSSLGIYNVQLAVSLPQVLLLCLAILVVAYVVSMLVARRIRKVSVYDLIMD from the coding sequence ATGAGAAGCTTAATAGGAAAGCTTGCCTGGTCTAATATTCGTAAAAGAAAAAGTGCAACGATTACGCTCTTCGTATTGATTATGATTGCCGCGCTGCTGCTGAACATTGGCCTCACGGTCAGCTTGAAGCTTAATTCTTTTCAGCAAGAAAAAATGACTGAATTAAAGACTCCAGAAATAAGTGCATATTTTGCAAAAGATGATCATCTAAAAGAGTATGAGGAGCTAGTGGATAGCTATCCATATACCGAAACTTTGGAGACTGAAGCAGCGATTCTATTCGCAGACGCAAAAATGAAGTTTGGAGAAACGGACACTACTGTTGCTTTTATAATGCTAAACGCGGATACACCGCGGACAATGGGACTATTCAAGACTACTACCCCGCTCGAATCTAGGGATCCGAATATGATCTATCTGCCTTATTTATTCCATGTAGGATCGGGGTATGAGCTAGGTGATATCTTTTCTTTTGAATACAATAGTAACCAATTCTCTTATACCATCGGTGGATTTATTGAGGAGCCGCTTCTAGGGACATTAACGAACGGAGCTTTAAAAGTATTTCTAAATGATGAAGGCTATAAGCAATTGGAGAAACGTCTTGGAACAGAAGCTCAGTATAGTTTTCTTTCAGCGGATTTGACCGATCCTTCAAAGGATGTGAAGCTGGAACAAATGTTAAGTGAGCGGATTTTTGCCTCAGGAATTAAGAGTCCATTTCAAGTAATGCGGGCGGAAGTCGGACTCGAAGGGAACCGTGTTTTTGTTAATCTCTTAGCAGCTATTTTGATCGTATTTGCACTCATTATGGTTCTGATTTCGCTTATTGTAATCCGGTTTCAAATATTAGGACATATTGAAGACAATCTGACTAATATCGGTGTTTTAAAGGCGAATGGTTATACCTCACGGCAGATAAAAAACGCGCTTCTGCTTCAGTTCACCTCAGTTTCCATCATCGCTGCCATACCGGGAGGAGGGTTAGCGGGGTTAGTTATGCCCTTGGTAGGGAATATGATTTCTTCTTCGATCGGACTTCTGTGGCCTGTATCCTTTGAAGGAGGCAGTGCAGCGCTTAGTTTGGTTATCGTCTCTGGACTGGTTGCTATTGTTACCTATTTGTCGAGTCGGCGAATCCGAAACATTACTCCGATAGCTGCTCTGCAGAGTGGGATCCATACGCATAATTTTAAACGGAATCACATTCCACTTGAAACATCCCGAATGAATCTGCAATTCAGCTTAAGCCTTAAAGCTTTATTAAGGCAGATGAAACAGAACATGATGATCATACTAATTGTTGCCGGGTTAACCTTTTCTAGTATTTTTTGCTCTATACTGAATTTCAACTTTAATGGAGACACTTCCGCCGTAATAAAGTTGGTAGGCATAGAACGAAGCGATTTTATGTTGTTGCCAAAGAACGGAGATCTGCAAGAAGGAATGTTTACAGAATTAGAAGCTATGCCAGTAGTTAAAAAGTTGACTGTATTGGATAGCCTGGCCGCTTCGATTAAAGATACCAACTTTATGCTGCGAGTATCAGACGATTTTAGTCAGCTGGAGACACAAACAACATATAAAGGCAGGCAACCCATTTATGATAACGAAATTTCGATTTCCGGTGTTATTGCAAAAATGGAGAATAAAGAAGTAGGGGACGAAGTTCCGGTCACTTTTAATGGTGTGACGGAGAATTATTTGGTCACTGGCTTAAGCCAGCAGATTAATCAACTTGGGATGGTAGCGAGTATAACGGGAGATGGAATGAGAAGACTGCAACCGGAGTATATCCCTCAGTCCATCAATGTATATCTAAAAGAGGCGGGGGATTCCCAAGCTTTTGCGAAGGATCTCGAAGCGCGATTCCCCGGACAATGGAACATTACTAACGTTCGAGAAGCAATGGATAGTACACTTAATACCTTCACTTCAGCAGTGTCTTCTATGACAGCAGTGATTACTGTGGTTACGATTTTTGTAGTCAGTCTAATTTTGTATTTAGTGATTAAGACTTTGATTATGAAACGAAAGCGAGAATTCGGCATTCTTAAAGGTATGGGTTATACTACGTTTAATCTAATGACACAGATTACGTTCAGTCTCTTTCCGGTGATTGTAGTTGGAGTAGTGCTGGGGAGTTTAGCCGGTTATTGTTTCTCGGATTCGGCGTTTGTATTATTGCTGTCAAGTCTAGGCATTTATAACGTCCAGTTGGCGGTTAGTCTGCCTCAAGTGCTGCTATTGTGTTTAGCGATCTTAGTAGTAGCCTATGTGGTTTCTATGCTTGTTGCTCGGCGGATTCGAAAAGTCAGTGTATACGATTTGATTATGGATTAA
- a CDS encoding ABC transporter ATP-binding protein: MSEVNNKVLMQTHKLGKTFSHGGTQQHVLKNLDLTLYQGDFTIIMGSSGSGKSTLLYAISGMDKPTLGEVLFEGQGITAMSNDQLAIFRRKNCGFVFQQIHLLDSMSVLDNVLSSAFLVQKDRAAAVEKAKKLLADVGLDDSVWGKFPAQISGGEAQRAGIIRALINSPKAVFADEPTGALNSSAGIGVLRVLTDVNKQGQSIIMVTHDLKTALRGNRILYLRDGVIVGDLRLSSYSEDSGPERQQQLQSFLTELGW; the protein is encoded by the coding sequence ATGAGCGAAGTGAATAATAAAGTATTGATGCAGACCCATAAGCTTGGAAAAACCTTTTCCCATGGGGGAACTCAGCAGCATGTATTAAAAAATTTAGATCTGACCTTATATCAAGGTGATTTCACGATTATCATGGGCAGCTCTGGATCTGGTAAATCAACGCTGCTGTATGCCATTTCGGGAATGGATAAGCCAACGCTTGGAGAGGTTTTGTTTGAAGGTCAAGGTATAACGGCGATGAGTAATGATCAGCTGGCGATATTCCGGCGGAAGAATTGTGGGTTTGTTTTTCAACAGATCCATCTACTCGATTCGATGAGTGTCCTCGACAATGTGTTATCAAGCGCTTTTCTCGTACAGAAGGATAGAGCTGCAGCCGTGGAAAAAGCTAAAAAGCTTCTCGCTGATGTAGGTTTAGATGACTCCGTCTGGGGGAAGTTTCCGGCGCAAATCTCAGGTGGTGAAGCACAGCGTGCCGGAATTATCCGGGCCCTGATCAACAGCCCAAAGGCGGTATTCGCGGATGAACCGACGGGAGCGCTAAATAGCTCAGCAGGAATAGGGGTACTGCGTGTCCTGACTGATGTGAATAAACAGGGACAAAGCATTATTATGGTTACCCATGATCTCAAAACGGCGTTGCGTGGTAATCGGATTTTGTATCTGCGGGATGGAGTTATCGTTGGAGATTTGCGCCTTTCCTCCTATAGCGAAGATAGTGGACCTGAACGGCAGCAGCAATTACAGTCCTTTCTGACCGAATTGGGGTGGTAG
- a CDS encoding HAMP domain-containing sensor histidine kinase: MTKKLLLALMLTILAASITLLFLIFNLKVETSTDRVAINTIVKLTEQHWDKLEPKLYKESPYDFAIIDTSGKLKYQTENAISVSVNEAINNRDTLVDVVVQDQLVGKVIINNDHRTIFIHMKQQFIQVSVVMLLLLTIIGILYIWFLNRSILRPFRKMQLFAKHIARGDLEVPLEMDRNHLFGAFTESFDMMREELAAARHSEYLANKSKKELVASLSHDIKTPVSSLKAITELMLLSARDEKTSRQLNTLYSKADQIDRLVTDMFHSTLEELNELKVSLTEEHSHLLTQIINNVNFYERISAASVPDCIITVDPLRLQQVIDNVVNNSYKYAYSGTPIDIKFEVRDHYLEVDILDYGPGVPEEELPLIFNKFFRGSLAVSQNGAGLGLYISRYMMQKMQGDIVCSNRQDGFTVKLLIPLA, from the coding sequence ATGACTAAAAAATTGCTACTGGCGCTAATGCTCACTATACTCGCTGCAAGTATAACTCTCTTATTCCTGATATTTAATTTGAAGGTGGAGACCTCAACAGACCGAGTGGCGATCAATACCATTGTTAAGCTTACAGAGCAGCATTGGGATAAGCTTGAGCCGAAACTGTACAAGGAAAGTCCCTATGATTTCGCCATTATTGATACCTCTGGTAAATTAAAATATCAGACTGAAAATGCGATTTCCGTTAGCGTTAATGAAGCTATCAATAATCGGGATACCTTAGTCGACGTTGTTGTTCAGGATCAGCTGGTGGGTAAAGTAATTATTAATAATGATCACCGTACGATTTTTATACATATGAAACAACAATTTATACAAGTATCTGTTGTGATGCTGCTTTTGCTTACAATTATAGGCATCCTATATATTTGGTTCCTGAATAGATCCATTCTTCGTCCGTTTCGCAAAATGCAGCTATTCGCAAAGCATATCGCAAGAGGTGACCTTGAAGTGCCTCTGGAGATGGATCGTAATCATCTGTTTGGTGCTTTTACCGAAAGCTTCGATATGATGCGTGAAGAGCTTGCCGCGGCTAGGCACAGTGAATATTTGGCGAACAAGAGTAAGAAGGAGCTGGTTGCTAGTCTCAGTCATGATATTAAGACACCGGTCTCTTCGCTGAAGGCGATCACGGAGCTGATGTTATTAAGCGCAAGAGATGAGAAGACAAGCAGACAGCTGAACACCTTGTATTCCAAAGCGGATCAGATTGATCGTCTGGTCACAGACATGTTCCATTCGACTTTAGAGGAACTAAATGAACTTAAAGTCAGCCTAACGGAAGAGCATAGTCACCTGCTGACTCAAATTATAAATAATGTGAACTTTTACGAACGGATTTCAGCAGCCTCTGTGCCAGACTGTATCATTACGGTGGACCCCTTGCGGCTTCAGCAGGTCATCGATAATGTGGTGAACAATTCCTACAAATACGCCTACTCCGGCACACCCATCGATATTAAATTCGAGGTTAGAGATCATTATCTGGAGGTTGATATTCTGGATTACGGTCCTGGTGTTCCTGAAGAGGAATTGCCCTTAATATTCAATAAATTCTTTCGAGGCAGTCTGGCCGTGAGCCAGAACGGAGCGGGTCTAGGTCTGTACATTTCTCGTTATATGATGCAAAAAATGCAGGGCGACATTGTGTGTTCCAATCGACAGGATGGATTTACTGTAAAGCTGCTGATTCCTTTAGCATGA
- a CDS encoding response regulator transcription factor, translated as MRYDCLIIDDEIELAETTCEYFNLFDVQTAFVTNADACRSFLSEHQVSMLLLDINLGGESGFQLCKELRQTTGIPILFISARSSEDDVLIALDIGGDDYIHKPYTLRVLLAKVKAVLKRYNNEVVAESSLLESGPIQIDPELRRASLNGVPLKLKTMEYKLLKFLIQHKNRVIPKEELFTGVWGDVFAGDGTLNVHIRHLREKIEQNPNDPQYIRTVWGIGYAFEDK; from the coding sequence ATGAGATATGATTGTTTGATTATTGATGATGAAATTGAGCTTGCGGAGACCACCTGCGAATATTTTAATTTGTTTGATGTTCAGACCGCGTTTGTTACGAACGCCGATGCCTGTCGGAGCTTTTTGAGTGAGCATCAGGTGTCGATGTTACTCCTTGATATTAATTTAGGCGGTGAATCCGGCTTCCAGTTATGCAAAGAACTGCGTCAGACGACTGGGATTCCCATCCTGTTTATTAGTGCCCGCTCCAGTGAGGATGATGTATTAATTGCGCTAGATATCGGGGGAGATGATTATATTCATAAGCCGTATACCCTGAGAGTATTGCTGGCAAAAGTAAAGGCGGTGCTTAAACGTTACAACAACGAAGTTGTAGCCGAGTCATCCCTTCTTGAATCCGGCCCCATACAGATTGATCCCGAACTCAGAAGGGCAAGTCTTAACGGCGTACCCCTCAAGCTGAAAACAATGGAATATAAATTGCTAAAGTTTTTGATCCAGCATAAAAATCGGGTAATCCCTAAAGAGGAGCTATTTACAGGGGTATGGGGGGATGTTTTTGCGGGAGATGGCACCTTAAATGTACATATCCGTCATCTCCGTGAGAAGATTGAGCAGAATCCTAACGATCCGCAGTACATCCGTACCGTATGGGGCATCGGTTATGCTTTTGAGGATAAATAG
- a CDS encoding serine hydrolase domain-containing protein, translating into MDTQFQRLEHYLDKYEQSWPLSGTVLIAQRGEIKLHKAYGYANLEHQVPNTLDTKFRIWSLTKSFTGMAILMLKEQKRLRLEDPILKYLPQQHALEGITILHLLGHTSGIANYSSIPEYNQKLNKLKLTPQEMLQLFVSHPPAFMPGTSFAYNNSGYYLLGMIIEKITGMTFEDYITTFILQPLGMVNTGVYNNQQIIPKLASPYHSSWGEYTQGEYIDMSSILSAGAMYSTAADLFLWDQALYSDQLVSHNTLEMAFHSSNLKYRFGWFLDERLDRKRMYHGGAYRGFRSELHRYPEDQTSVIMLTNYDCVPVTKLTESLAGLIFGEPERVPVSPHAFPLDDSIYASYMGTYEGYGCKASVERSGQDYYFVWNDVEVTPFYPISETRFHHTKHDSEYEFKRNAQGVLSFLGMHKKQDKS; encoded by the coding sequence GTGGATACACAATTCCAGCGACTGGAGCACTATTTAGATAAATACGAACAAAGCTGGCCATTAAGTGGCACAGTCTTAATAGCTCAGCGTGGAGAAATCAAGTTACATAAAGCGTACGGATATGCGAATCTTGAACATCAGGTCCCGAACACTTTAGATACCAAATTCCGGATCTGGTCACTTACCAAATCATTCACTGGCATGGCTATCCTGATGCTAAAAGAACAAAAACGTCTTAGACTGGAAGATCCAATCCTAAAATATCTCCCTCAGCAGCATGCCCTAGAGGGGATTACCATCCTTCACCTGCTGGGACATACTTCAGGTATAGCCAACTACTCTTCCATACCCGAATATAATCAAAAATTAAATAAACTGAAGCTGACTCCACAGGAGATGTTACAGCTATTTGTGAGCCACCCGCCTGCATTTATGCCTGGTACTTCATTCGCCTATAACAACTCAGGTTATTATTTGCTGGGGATGATCATTGAGAAGATTACAGGGATGACATTTGAAGATTATATCACTACTTTTATATTACAGCCTCTGGGTATGGTAAATACAGGAGTTTATAACAATCAGCAAATTATTCCAAAATTAGCCTCACCTTATCATTCCTCTTGGGGAGAATACACTCAGGGAGAATACATAGATATGAGTTCTATCCTGTCCGCTGGCGCGATGTATTCGACGGCTGCCGATCTTTTTCTGTGGGATCAAGCCTTGTACTCTGATCAATTAGTATCTCATAACACCCTGGAGATGGCCTTTCATTCCAGTAATCTCAAATATCGATTCGGTTGGTTCTTGGACGAACGTTTAGATCGAAAAAGAATGTATCACGGCGGTGCCTATCGCGGTTTCCGAAGTGAACTGCATAGATACCCTGAAGATCAAACAAGCGTCATCATGTTGACTAATTATGATTGCGTACCCGTCACTAAGTTAACAGAATCGCTAGCTGGATTAATATTTGGTGAACCTGAAAGGGTGCCTGTCTCTCCACATGCCTTCCCGCTTGATGACAGCATTTATGCTTCATATATGGGAACCTATGAGGGATATGGCTGCAAAGCGAGCGTGGAGCGTAGTGGGCAGGATTACTATTTTGTCTGGAATGATGTAGAAGTCACTCCGTTTTATCCAATCTCGGAAACAAGATTCCATCATACGAAGCATGATTCGGAATATGAATTTAAGCGGAATGCTCAGGGTGTGCTTTCATTTCTGGGGATGCACAAAAAACAAGACAAGTCTTAA
- a CDS encoding TIGR04066 family peptide maturation system protein, translating to MKNKLAVYPFHKGLMPLLLAESELQKFELTYAVVPKGWESFDEVDDTKRALICDEESFYLNDLINSVDVLLLCKPHFQVDESGYCRLSSLAEEKGKHIMYEAELKTVLNQSTIEGWECLNLEHISISKQNALASIDVPVILIMGMGENCGKWNLQLKLSENFRNLGYKMSLISSNALSRLWGYHTIPDIIDGNGLTFSEQVESINAYIKYIEQAEKPDVIIIGVPGSILKYSSAVPNGYGYIPFLIGNAVIPDITILSLYYGNYEESHLKEMKSTCLYKYGVNVDYYHISENVCLYNPEARQLEYYSVDYPDLVENNSYSQEGMYTFNVSNSTSQEDAFRRIISELQNNIPMI from the coding sequence GTGAAGAACAAACTGGCGGTTTACCCTTTTCATAAAGGTCTGATGCCTTTATTGCTAGCAGAAAGTGAGCTTCAGAAATTTGAGCTGACGTATGCCGTAGTTCCAAAAGGTTGGGAGTCATTCGACGAAGTGGACGACACTAAAAGGGCTCTAATATGTGATGAAGAGAGCTTTTATTTAAATGATCTGATTAATTCAGTGGATGTACTGTTATTATGTAAGCCTCATTTTCAAGTTGATGAATCAGGTTACTGCCGGTTATCTTCTCTTGCAGAAGAAAAGGGAAAACATATTATGTACGAGGCTGAATTGAAAACTGTATTAAACCAATCAACCATAGAGGGTTGGGAGTGTCTGAATCTAGAGCATATTTCTATATCGAAACAGAATGCACTAGCGAGTATCGATGTCCCGGTCATTTTAATTATGGGGATGGGGGAAAACTGTGGGAAATGGAATTTGCAGCTTAAACTAAGTGAAAACTTTCGCAATTTGGGATATAAGATGAGTTTGATTTCCAGCAATGCACTATCTAGATTATGGGGATACCATACAATCCCAGACATTATAGACGGTAATGGTCTAACGTTTTCAGAACAGGTCGAGAGTATTAATGCCTATATTAAATATATAGAACAAGCTGAGAAACCTGATGTCATCATTATTGGAGTTCCGGGAAGCATTCTTAAGTATAGCTCAGCAGTTCCCAATGGCTATGGGTATATACCTTTCCTAATCGGTAATGCAGTTATACCAGATATCACAATCTTAAGTTTGTATTACGGAAATTACGAGGAATCTCATTTGAAAGAAATGAAGTCTACTTGTTTGTACAAATATGGTGTCAATGTTGATTACTATCATATTTCTGAGAATGTTTGCCTATATAATCCAGAAGCAAGACAACTAGAATACTATTCTGTAGATTATCCAGACTTAGTAGAAAATAATTCCTATTCTCAAGAGGGGATGTACACTTTTAATGTTTCTAATTCTACAAGTCAAGAAGATGCTTTCAGAAGAATTATAAGTGAGTTGCAAAATAATATTCCAATGATTTAA